A genomic window from Yarrowia lipolytica chromosome 1D, complete sequence includes:
- a CDS encoding uncharacterized protein (Compare to YALI0D14564g, similar to uniprot|O42636 Neurospora crassa CIA30 Complex I intermediate-associated protein 30 mitochondrial precursor): MSFLTKALGGLKRLRPTETTEQVLVNFTKPNSLETVLTKCDEELGGYSTVNLALERPTTGKPYGRFFGNLSLDLPKDNKMVTRSGFAMFRTLDQPSSMFKTNAWNWEQYRHLELRVRGDRRKYFVNVQSATPLASDLYQHRLFIQTPGEWETVVIPIDDFILTNKGVVQEQMAMDTANVYTVGIGLIDRQYGPYNLDIEYIKAVAHPPLEFKPKKEYEVEKETILLTPGQPMELGKGKVKELE; the protein is encoded by the exons ATGAGCTTTCTGACAAAGGCCCTAGGCGGTCTCAAACGAC TGCGTCCCACTGAGACCACAGAACAGGTCCTGGTGAACTTCACCAAACCCAACTCTCTCGAAACGGTGCTGACCAAGTGCGATGAAGAGCTAGGCGGCTACTCGACCGTCAACCTTGCCCTGGAACGGCCCACGACGGGCAAACCCTACGGCCGCTTTTTCGGCAATCTGTCACTGGACCTGCCCAAAGACAACAAGATGGTGACACGATCCGGCTTTGCCATGTTCCGAACGTTGGACCAGCCCTCGTCCATGTTCAAGACCAATGCGTGGAACTGGGAGCAGTACCGCCATCTGGAGCTGCGGGTGCGAGGAGACCGTCGAAAGTACTTTGTCAACGTGCAAAGTGCCACCCCTCTGGCCTCGGATCTGTACCAGCACCGGCTCTTCATCCAAACTCCCGGAGAATGGGAAACGGTGGTGATCCCTATCGACGACTTCAttctcaccaacaaggGAGTGGTGCAGGAACAAATGGCCATGGATACCGCCAACGTGTACACTGTGGGAATCGGTCTCATTGACCGACAATACGGACCTTACAACCTTGACATTGAGTACATCAAGGCCGTAGCCCATCCTCCGCTGGAGTTCAAacccaagaaggagtacGAGGTGGAAAAGGAAACCATTCTGCTGACTCCTGGCCAGCCCATGGAGTTGGGCAAGggcaaggtcaaggagctggagtgA